From a region of the Candidatus Bathyanammoxibius amoris genome:
- the fabD gene encoding ACP S-malonyltransferase — MTKRAFLFPGQGAQHVGMGKDFFEQFAEARNIYQRANDVLGFDLARMCFEGEETELSKTFIAQPAILVTSIAILEVLKSIKGPEVTACHAACGHSLGEYTALVFAGAICLEDAVGIVHKRGKYMQEATANVPAGMTAVLGLEDEDVEAVCQEASAHGIVCVANYNCPGQVVISGESRALEEAACIAKGKGAKTVSLKVGGAFHSPFMAPAQARLASELEKLNVTVANVPVVANVNAAYVREPREVKSLLVAQIVSPVRWTQSMRNLFSDGVDEFYEVGPGKVLSGLLRRIDQNKRIITIDSVNSLAAVAGG, encoded by the coding sequence ATGACCAAAAGGGCCTTCCTCTTTCCTGGTCAGGGTGCCCAACACGTTGGCATGGGCAAAGACTTCTTTGAGCAATTCGCAGAGGCAAGAAATATATACCAGCGAGCCAACGACGTTCTCGGCTTTGACCTCGCCCGGATGTGTTTCGAGGGCGAAGAAACCGAGCTCTCAAAAACCTTCATTGCACAACCCGCCATCCTGGTAACAAGCATCGCCATACTGGAGGTGTTGAAATCTATAAAAGGCCCCGAGGTTACGGCATGCCACGCCGCGTGTGGCCACAGTCTGGGTGAATACACTGCACTGGTATTTGCAGGGGCGATTTGTCTGGAAGATGCGGTTGGAATCGTTCACAAGAGAGGTAAGTACATGCAGGAGGCCACGGCCAACGTCCCGGCCGGTATGACGGCCGTACTCGGGCTGGAAGACGAAGACGTAGAGGCCGTCTGCCAGGAGGCCTCGGCGCACGGGATTGTCTGTGTTGCCAACTATAACTGTCCGGGCCAGGTGGTTATATCCGGAGAGAGCAGGGCGTTAGAAGAGGCGGCCTGTATCGCAAAGGGTAAGGGCGCAAAGACCGTGTCTCTCAAGGTTGGTGGCGCGTTTCACTCACCGTTTATGGCTCCGGCGCAGGCAAGGCTGGCATCGGAACTCGAGAAGCTTAACGTAACCGTGGCAAACGTGCCTGTGGTCGCTAACGTAAACGCGGCGTACGTTAGAGAGCCCCGGGAGGTCAAGAGTTTGCTCGTCGCCCAAATCGTGAGCCCCGTGCGCTGGACCCAGTCAATGAGAAACCTTTTCAGTGACGGTGTAGATGAGTTTTACGAGGTAGGCCCCGGTAAGGTGCTGAGCGGACTACTACGCAGAATAGACCAGAATAAAAGGATCATAACTATCGACTCAGTAAATTCTCTGGCTGCGGTCGCGGGTGGGTAA
- a CDS encoding acyl carrier protein: protein MPSVAERVIELVSKQMGVDSQKVTPKTSFVNDLGADSLDTVELIMEFEDAFDMNIPDEEAEKIQTVGDAIDYIEKREK, encoded by the coding sequence GTGCCATCTGTGGCAGAGAGAGTAATTGAATTAGTAAGTAAGCAGATGGGGGTAGATTCCCAGAAAGTCACCCCTAAAACATCTTTTGTAAACGATCTTGGTGCAGATTCCCTGGACACCGTTGAACTCATTATGGAGTTTGAAGACGCCTTCGATATGAACATCCCCGATGAAGAGGCGGAAAAAATTCAAACGGTGGGGGATGCTATTGATTACATCGAAAAGCGAGAAAAATAG
- the fabF gene encoding beta-ketoacyl-ACP synthase II: protein MPGKRVVITGLGTVTPVGCDTKTFWSNVSQGKSGVKTITGFDTTDFEVHFAGEIQDFDPNIWLDRKQARRLDPFVRYAFAAARMAVDDSDLDFAKEDPNRIGVIIGSGMGGLQEIEGQHTVLLKRGPSRISPFMITKLMINAAPGYVAIHYGLRGPNLGVVSACATGAHAIGEAFRLLQRGEVDVVISGGSEAVITPLGVAAFSTMKALSTRNSDPQAASRPFDRDRDGFVLAEGSGVLILEELEHARKRGAHIYAEVLGYGLSADGTHMAAPDPNGRGAIYAMETALKDAQLTPEDVMYINAHATSTPLGDEIEATSTVKVFNNFAKKVPVSSTKSMMGHLLGAAGSVELIICTLAIKEGVIPPTINCEHPDPECSELDLVTKTAREATVDVAMSNSFGFGGHNVTLIVGRYDK, encoded by the coding sequence ATGCCGGGGAAGAGGGTAGTAATAACCGGTCTGGGTACGGTTACCCCCGTAGGTTGTGACACTAAAACATTTTGGTCGAACGTCAGCCAGGGCAAAAGTGGCGTAAAAACCATTACGGGTTTTGACACCACGGACTTTGAGGTCCACTTTGCCGGTGAGATACAGGATTTTGACCCCAATATCTGGCTTGACCGGAAACAAGCCCGCAGATTAGACCCCTTTGTGCGGTACGCCTTCGCTGCCGCCAGGATGGCAGTCGATGACTCCGACCTCGATTTCGCGAAAGAAGATCCAAACAGGATAGGAGTCATCATCGGCTCAGGCATGGGCGGCCTCCAGGAAATTGAAGGCCAGCACACTGTTTTACTCAAACGCGGCCCCTCAAGAATCTCACCATTCATGATCACGAAGCTGATGATAAACGCGGCTCCAGGCTACGTAGCCATACACTACGGTCTCCGCGGCCCAAACCTGGGTGTAGTTAGTGCCTGTGCTACAGGGGCCCACGCCATTGGAGAGGCATTCAGACTGCTGCAGAGGGGAGAAGTGGACGTCGTTATCTCCGGTGGAAGCGAGGCGGTTATAACCCCCCTTGGTGTAGCCGCCTTCAGCACAATGAAGGCCCTTTCAACGCGTAACAGCGACCCGCAGGCCGCTTCAAGACCCTTTGACAGGGACCGTGACGGCTTTGTGCTGGCAGAGGGGTCGGGCGTGTTAATACTCGAAGAACTGGAGCACGCGAGAAAAAGGGGGGCACATATATACGCTGAGGTTCTGGGCTACGGTCTCAGCGCTGACGGTACTCACATGGCAGCGCCGGACCCGAATGGCAGGGGCGCAATCTATGCCATGGAGACTGCGCTGAAGGACGCGCAGCTTACACCCGAAGACGTAATGTACATAAACGCTCACGCCACGTCCACACCGCTGGGGGACGAGATAGAAGCCACCTCCACGGTCAAGGTCTTTAACAACTTTGCAAAAAAGGTCCCCGTAAGCTCCACAAAGTCCATGATGGGCCATCTGCTTGGCGCCGCAGGCTCCGTGGAACTAATTATTTGTACCCTGGCTATCAAAGAGGGCGTTATTCCACCTACAATCAACTGTGAACACCCGGACCCAGAGTGTTCTGAACTGGACCTCGTGACCAAAACAGCCAGGGAGGCAACGGTAGACGTAGCCATGTCCAACTCATTCGGTTTTGGCGGGCACAACGTTACTCTAATAGTCGGAAGATACGATAAATAA
- the nadB gene encoding L-aspartate oxidase translates to MTNIVVIIRICLKMENPELFRRYLTGFEPAQVTYSTTDVLVIGSGAAGLIAAMEASRAGRVLIVSKDKLGENNTMRAQGGVAAVLGREDSFESHINDTLEAGQGLCEPAVVEEVIKEGPRSIEALAGLGTCFDREDGQLALTIEGGHSHPRVLHGKGDSTGMVLEEALINSIQKCDNINVLEHYFVIDMLTVDGRCCGAIVWHRRKGKSVVWAKETILATGGCGQLYRETTNSEIATGDGMAMAYRAGATLQDLEFVQFHPTTLYIAGAARSLATEALRGEGAILINKDGERFMPKYHPMAELAPRDVVSRSILHEMRSTEHTHVYLDVRHIPKDRLKARFPGIWSTCSSFHMDISKEAIPVRPTAHYMIGGVKTDMKGRTDVEHLYACGETVSTGLHGANRLGSNSLLECVVHGSRTGCEIADSLRRTSGDTRTHPINIEVKARRQRGLNLGDIRYALKSLMWRDVGLERDERHLKDAIEELSHWSEYIMDKDFHSPYGWELQNMLLLSRLIACSARERKETRGVHYRRDFPDRNDREWKRHISVRRGDS, encoded by the coding sequence TTGACAAACATTGTTGTAATAATTAGAATATGTCTGAAAATGGAAAACCCGGAACTGTTTAGAAGATATTTGACGGGCTTTGAGCCAGCGCAAGTAACGTATTCAACAACAGACGTGCTGGTAATCGGGAGCGGTGCGGCCGGGCTGATTGCCGCCATGGAGGCCTCCAGGGCGGGCCGGGTCCTCATAGTCTCTAAGGACAAGCTTGGTGAGAACAATACTATGCGGGCCCAGGGAGGCGTTGCTGCGGTGCTGGGCCGCGAAGACAGCTTCGAGAGCCATATAAACGATACCCTGGAGGCGGGACAGGGCCTGTGTGAACCCGCTGTAGTGGAAGAGGTAATAAAGGAAGGTCCCCGCAGTATAGAGGCGCTTGCGGGTCTCGGGACGTGTTTTGACCGCGAGGACGGCCAGCTGGCTTTAACGATAGAGGGCGGCCACAGCCACCCCAGAGTACTACATGGCAAGGGCGACTCCACGGGCATGGTATTGGAAGAGGCGCTGATAAATTCTATACAGAAATGCGACAACATAAACGTCTTGGAACACTACTTCGTGATAGACATGTTGACGGTGGATGGAAGGTGTTGTGGCGCTATAGTGTGGCACAGGCGCAAGGGCAAAAGCGTAGTATGGGCCAAAGAAACCATATTGGCTACCGGGGGATGCGGCCAGCTGTATCGCGAGACGACCAATTCCGAGATAGCCACCGGTGACGGTATGGCCATGGCATACAGGGCCGGGGCCACGCTGCAGGACCTGGAGTTCGTACAGTTTCATCCAACCACCCTTTACATTGCCGGCGCTGCGAGGTCCCTCGCGACAGAGGCCCTCAGGGGAGAAGGCGCCATACTTATAAATAAAGACGGTGAACGTTTTATGCCAAAATATCACCCCATGGCAGAACTTGCACCCAGAGACGTGGTCAGCCGCAGCATACTGCATGAGATGCGGTCCACAGAACACACCCATGTATACCTCGACGTGAGACATATACCAAAAGACAGGTTGAAGGCGCGTTTTCCCGGGATATGGTCTACCTGTTCCTCTTTTCATATGGATATCTCAAAAGAGGCCATCCCGGTAAGGCCCACCGCCCACTATATGATTGGCGGCGTTAAGACAGACATGAAAGGCCGCACGGATGTCGAACACCTGTACGCCTGCGGAGAGACTGTTTCGACAGGACTGCATGGCGCAAACCGTCTGGGTAGTAATTCGCTGCTTGAGTGTGTCGTGCATGGTAGCAGAACGGGTTGCGAGATTGCCGACTCTCTAAGGAGAACCAGTGGCGATACGCGGACTCACCCCATAAATATAGAGGTGAAGGCAAGAAGGCAGAGGGGGCTTAATCTGGGTGACATAAGATATGCACTTAAGAGCCTGATGTGGAGAGACGTTGGGCTTGAGAGAGACGAGAGACATCTCAAAGACGCAATCGAGGAACTTAGTCACTGGTCGGAATATATCATGGATAAAGATTTCCACTCCCCTTACGGGTGGGAACTGCAAAACATGCTTCTCCTGTCAAGACTCATAGCATGTAGCGCCAGGGAGCGGAAGGAAACAAGGGGCGTACACTATCGCCGTGATTTTCCTGACCGTAACGACAGGGAATGGAAGAGGCACATTTCCGTCAGGCGCGGAGACTCATAG
- a CDS encoding FAD-dependent oxidoreductase has protein sequence MSSTNVKGEAPCIAACPINQDARDYVQLIARGRFEDAFQLVRSKNTFPASCGRICTRRCEDACRRSAVDEPIAIAWLKRFLSDKHFSPQFKEPATQYKERIAIIGAGPAGLTAANDLALMGYQVKLYEAGSIPGGMPANALPFYRLDRKAVEKDVESILSLGIGLELNQVCGKDFSIDQLKEEFDAVLIAVGFQKGRAVPIPGVELSGVLLGLDFLVDIAAGREVTLSQKVVVVGGGCVATDVARAALRLNSTREVQLVCLEAMKGCRPDNPKEEMPAWMSDVMDAKEEGIIMNTSWGPKRVVGQDGRVTGLEVIEVSSVYDSEGRFNPTYIPDTERIIECDNLILAVGQAPDMSFLEGSQGFELNKRKILKVDPISQATSKPGVFACGDIVGLSGTLIEAIAYARRAALAIHCYLRNEELHVPEELEPIEDLSSDRIGLIKKASRKKMPMLPVNDRIRDFNEVERGYSRELAMMEAQRCLNCGAGAEVDPELCAACLTCVRVCPYDVPVLNRVEKNAKIGVDCQSCGICVVECPANAIKLTDPYEDQGVTTLERAIEGFSGPERGPRIIVFLCQFDPQCWDLASRLDQAKTNVKTVPVSCIGKMDPLLIIKAVEMGADGVIAAVCSPGECPYQTGHEWAKRRFDRSAKLLLDIGLEPQRFQWISPSPSEEFFKAADEMSRELKEIGPVFKSG, from the coding sequence GTGAGTAGCACAAATGTAAAAGGGGAAGCCCCGTGTATCGCAGCATGCCCCATTAATCAAGACGCCAGAGACTATGTGCAACTTATTGCCAGGGGAAGGTTCGAAGACGCCTTCCAACTGGTCAGGTCCAAGAATACCTTTCCCGCGTCATGCGGCCGTATTTGCACACGGCGCTGTGAGGACGCATGCCGGCGCTCAGCCGTAGATGAACCCATAGCCATCGCGTGGCTGAAAAGATTCCTTTCCGATAAGCATTTTAGTCCACAGTTTAAAGAACCTGCGACTCAATACAAGGAGAGGATAGCCATTATCGGAGCCGGCCCTGCCGGGCTCACAGCCGCGAATGACCTGGCCCTCATGGGTTATCAGGTAAAACTCTATGAGGCTGGCAGCATCCCCGGTGGTATGCCTGCCAATGCACTGCCCTTCTACAGGCTGGACAGAAAAGCGGTGGAGAAGGATGTGGAATCCATACTCTCTCTGGGCATAGGGCTGGAACTTAATCAGGTCTGTGGAAAGGACTTCAGTATTGACCAGCTCAAGGAGGAGTTCGACGCGGTCCTTATCGCGGTGGGGTTCCAGAAGGGGAGAGCTGTCCCAATCCCGGGGGTAGAGTTGTCAGGGGTTTTATTGGGATTGGACTTCTTGGTGGACATAGCGGCTGGCAGAGAGGTTACTTTAAGTCAGAAGGTGGTAGTCGTCGGAGGGGGATGCGTGGCTACCGATGTAGCCAGGGCGGCACTGAGATTAAACTCCACCAGGGAGGTGCAGCTGGTGTGTCTGGAGGCCATGAAGGGCTGTAGACCCGACAACCCCAAGGAGGAGATGCCTGCCTGGATGAGCGACGTTATGGATGCTAAGGAGGAAGGGATCATCATGAACACCTCCTGGGGCCCCAAGAGGGTGGTGGGTCAGGATGGCCGGGTCACGGGTCTGGAGGTGATAGAGGTAAGCTCTGTCTATGACTCTGAGGGCCGGTTTAACCCCACCTATATTCCAGATACAGAACGCATTATAGAATGCGACAACCTCATCCTGGCTGTGGGTCAGGCCCCTGATATGAGCTTCCTGGAAGGCAGTCAGGGTTTTGAGCTGAACAAGAGGAAGATACTAAAGGTAGACCCCATTTCACAGGCCACCTCCAAGCCCGGGGTCTTTGCCTGCGGCGACATCGTGGGCCTGAGCGGAACCCTTATAGAGGCAATCGCCTACGCCAGAAGGGCGGCCCTCGCCATACACTGTTATCTCAGAAACGAAGAACTACACGTACCGGAAGAGCTTGAGCCAATTGAGGACCTCTCTTCTGACAGGATAGGGCTTATAAAAAAGGCGAGCCGCAAAAAAATGCCCATGCTCCCGGTAAATGACAGGATACGCGACTTCAACGAAGTCGAACGGGGGTATTCCCGCGAATTGGCCATGATGGAGGCCCAGCGGTGCCTAAACTGTGGTGCGGGTGCGGAGGTAGACCCGGAACTCTGTGCGGCCTGTCTGACGTGTGTGAGGGTATGCCCGTATGACGTGCCGGTACTGAACAGGGTGGAAAAGAATGCAAAGATAGGCGTTGACTGTCAGTCCTGCGGCATATGTGTGGTAGAATGTCCCGCCAACGCCATAAAACTCACTGACCCTTACGAGGACCAGGGCGTTACCACCCTCGAAAGGGCTATAGAGGGCTTTTCCGGGCCGGAACGTGGCCCGAGGATTATTGTGTTCCTCTGCCAGTTTGACCCTCAATGCTGGGACCTGGCATCAAGATTAGACCAGGCAAAGACTAATGTAAAAACAGTGCCGGTCTCTTGTATAGGGAAGATGGACCCGCTTCTCATCATAAAGGCGGTGGAAATGGGCGCCGACGGCGTCATAGCGGCGGTCTGCTCGCCGGGGGAGTGCCCGTATCAAACCGGACATGAGTGGGCAAAAAGGAGGTTTGACCGTTCGGCAAAGCTCCTCCTGGACATAGGACTGGAACCACAGAGATTCCAGTGGATTTCCCCGTCTCCCTCAGAGGAGTTCTTCAAGGCCGCGGATGAGATGTCGAGAGAACTGAAAGAGATTGGTCCTGTCTTTAAGTCTGGTTGA
- a CDS encoding methylenetetrahydrofolate reductase C-terminal domain-containing protein, with product MIVAKPKSLEYIKERIRGRKKVAVVGCGGCVTVRPVGGEKQVAELAAVLRVWARKEGLNLELKEDTTLRQCEPEFLDEINKEIEGCDAAISLACGVGAQCLAERYPGTEVTPGVDVVFMGATIEPGLYWKRCVGCGDCIIGENGGYCPLSRCAKSLLNGPCGGSQDGNCEVDPEIPCVWQQIYDRSEARGAKEEIDRFVPPKDWSVRPANLTLEHARVKKEERDS from the coding sequence ATGATAGTAGCTAAGCCTAAATCCCTGGAATACATAAAAGAACGCATAAGAGGCCGCAAGAAGGTGGCCGTTGTCGGATGTGGTGGTTGTGTAACGGTACGCCCGGTAGGTGGAGAGAAACAGGTCGCCGAACTCGCCGCCGTGCTGCGTGTATGGGCCAGGAAGGAAGGCCTGAACCTTGAGCTGAAAGAGGACACGACGCTCAGGCAGTGCGAGCCGGAATTCCTGGATGAGATTAATAAAGAGATTGAGGGCTGCGATGCCGCCATATCGCTTGCATGCGGTGTGGGGGCGCAGTGCCTTGCGGAGCGGTATCCCGGGACAGAGGTCACCCCCGGGGTAGATGTGGTGTTTATGGGGGCTACAATAGAGCCGGGGCTTTACTGGAAGCGCTGCGTTGGCTGTGGAGACTGCATCATCGGGGAGAACGGCGGCTACTGCCCGTTGAGCCGCTGCGCGAAGAGCCTTCTCAACGGTCCCTGTGGCGGCTCTCAGGACGGCAACTGCGAGGTTGACCCGGAAATCCCCTGTGTATGGCAGCAGATATACGACCGCTCAGAGGCCCGGGGCGCTAAGGAGGAAATAGACAGGTTCGTACCGCCAAAGGACTGGTCGGTGCGCCCGGCAAACCTTACGCTGGAGCATGCCCGGGTAAAGAAGGAAGAACGGGATTCTTAA
- a CDS encoding methylenetetrahydrofolate reductase produces MTTGSNLEKLLRAGKFVVTAELGPPRGADRTVIEKKAALLKGHADAFNITDCQTSVVRLSSIASGVILMEAGLEPIIQMTCRDRNRIGIQSDLLGAAALGMKNLLCLTGDHTKFGDHPAAKPVFDLDSVQLIHMVKTMRDEKKLQSGTEIAVEPRFFIGAVENPFAGPVDMRARRLGKKIAAGAEFLQTQLVYNVEKFAEWMKAVRELGLHKKAFILAGVSPLKSLGMARYMKKNVPGMDVPDEIIDRMKEKNTKEEGIQICLDIIEQLKQIEGIAGIHIMAIEWEEVVPEIVKRAGLHPRPTT; encoded by the coding sequence ATGACGACAGGCAGCAACCTGGAAAAACTGCTCAGGGCAGGTAAATTTGTGGTAACGGCCGAACTCGGTCCTCCCAGGGGAGCCGACAGGACCGTTATAGAAAAAAAAGCGGCCCTCCTTAAGGGTCACGCCGACGCCTTTAACATTACGGACTGCCAGACCTCTGTGGTAAGGCTGTCCAGTATAGCCTCAGGGGTCATACTCATGGAGGCCGGCCTTGAGCCCATTATCCAGATGACCTGCCGCGACCGCAACCGCATCGGAATACAGAGCGACCTCCTGGGCGCGGCGGCACTTGGTATGAAGAACCTGCTCTGCCTCACGGGTGACCATACAAAATTCGGCGACCATCCCGCCGCAAAACCCGTATTTGACCTGGATTCCGTACAACTTATCCACATGGTAAAAACCATGCGGGATGAAAAGAAACTGCAGTCCGGTACCGAGATAGCCGTAGAACCCAGGTTCTTCATCGGCGCGGTTGAAAACCCCTTTGCCGGCCCCGTTGATATGAGGGCGCGCCGTCTGGGGAAAAAGATAGCCGCGGGGGCGGAGTTCCTCCAGACACAGCTAGTCTACAACGTAGAGAAATTTGCGGAGTGGATGAAGGCCGTCCGTGAACTTGGACTCCACAAGAAGGCGTTTATACTGGCGGGGGTGTCTCCCCTGAAGTCCCTGGGCATGGCAAGGTATATGAAAAAAAACGTGCCGGGTATGGACGTCCCCGATGAGATTATAGACCGCATGAAGGAGAAAAACACTAAAGAAGAAGGCATACAAATCTGCCTGGACATAATAGAACAACTCAAACAGATAGAGGGCATAGCCGGCATTCACATAATGGCTATCGAGTGGGAAGAGGTCGTTCCTGAGATAGTCAAGCGTGCCGGTCTTCACCCCCGCCCCACCACGTAA
- the rnr gene encoding ribonuclease R, whose amino-acid sequence MTEANSIIKLLRSRRYRPMNAGELAAHFRIPDEEQDAFRRLLRGMELQGDVVQIKQKQYAIPSKLNLMVGTLKCNPRGFGFVVPLKDGGPDVHVGGQEMGEAMHGDTVVVRLPKATATQTFTRGRGRGRGRGRSRGWSGRSASGQIVNVLEHVNETIIGTFGKTKRLGHVVPDNPRLFRDIYVADADSAGAQVGQKVLTQVTQWPSRHLAPEGTIVEVLGQDGDPVVDVLCVVHRFQLPHKFKPEVEAVADDVSQKIPADECRRRLDLRKERIITIDPEDARDFDDAVSIKKDRKGNWHLGVHVADVSFYVRPGSALDTEARKRGTSVYFPGQVVPMLPTPLSEGVCSLREGEDRLTKSVLLEYSPEGRLLSSQIKHTIINVTKRFAYKESVLIIDKDKVVPEGTSKEFGEMHRLMAELAEKLLAKRIERGALELDLPEVSLRLDEEGRVASVEKTERDISHKLIEEFMLAANEAVARFLHEKKLPSFYRVHPEPDKEELWEFAEFVNQLEGLKLNPLKKGDLQKLLNGIQGKPEAYTVNLALLRSLKRAEYSSVWGPHFGLAMEFYTHFTSPIRRYPDLMVHRMLDEYLSAGHSPKEIQGRWEHNLEDWASHCSSTERRAEEAEREITKLKLLRYLEGRREEVMDGVITGVEEFGLFVQLKEFLLDGLIHVRNLADDFYKLDRKRMAMVGRRGNVYRIGDEIRVRIERIDLLKREADFVRVD is encoded by the coding sequence ATGACAGAAGCCAACAGCATAATTAAATTACTGAGAAGTAGACGCTACCGTCCTATGAATGCCGGAGAGTTGGCCGCGCATTTCAGGATTCCAGACGAAGAGCAGGACGCCTTTCGCCGTCTCCTGCGCGGCATGGAACTACAGGGCGATGTAGTCCAGATAAAGCAGAAACAGTATGCCATCCCCTCAAAGTTAAACCTGATGGTTGGCACACTTAAATGCAACCCCAGGGGTTTCGGATTCGTGGTCCCACTAAAAGACGGTGGCCCTGACGTCCACGTCGGGGGACAGGAGATGGGTGAGGCGATGCACGGTGACACGGTCGTAGTACGTCTGCCCAAGGCAACCGCCACGCAAACTTTTACCCGTGGGCGGGGCCGTGGACGGGGCCGCGGCCGCAGCCGCGGCTGGAGCGGAAGGTCCGCTTCCGGCCAGATAGTAAACGTGCTTGAACACGTTAACGAGACAATAATCGGCACCTTTGGGAAGACAAAGCGGCTGGGCCATGTGGTGCCGGACAACCCCCGCCTGTTCAGAGACATATACGTGGCGGACGCAGACTCGGCCGGCGCACAGGTCGGGCAGAAGGTGCTTACCCAGGTCACACAGTGGCCCTCCAGACACCTCGCGCCTGAGGGGACGATCGTCGAAGTGCTGGGACAAGACGGCGACCCGGTGGTAGACGTGCTCTGTGTAGTACACCGGTTCCAGCTCCCCCACAAGTTCAAGCCGGAGGTCGAGGCCGTGGCAGATGACGTATCACAAAAGATACCGGCGGATGAGTGCCGGCGCAGGCTGGACCTCCGAAAAGAGCGGATAATCACCATAGACCCGGAAGACGCAAGAGATTTCGATGACGCCGTGTCTATCAAGAAGGACCGTAAGGGTAACTGGCACCTGGGCGTGCATGTCGCCGACGTATCATTCTATGTCAGGCCCGGTTCCGCGCTCGACACGGAGGCAAGAAAGAGGGGCACCAGCGTATACTTCCCGGGGCAGGTCGTCCCAATGCTCCCCACACCACTTTCCGAAGGGGTCTGTAGTCTGAGGGAGGGTGAGGACAGGCTCACCAAGAGTGTTTTGTTAGAATACAGCCCGGAAGGCAGGTTGCTATCGTCACAGATAAAGCACACCATAATAAACGTCACGAAAAGATTTGCCTATAAAGAATCGGTGCTCATCATCGACAAAGACAAGGTTGTGCCGGAAGGAACTTCAAAGGAATTCGGGGAGATGCACCGCCTAATGGCTGAACTTGCCGAAAAACTTCTGGCCAAGAGGATAGAGCGGGGAGCGCTCGAACTGGACCTGCCGGAGGTCTCGCTGAGGCTTGACGAAGAAGGCAGGGTGGCAAGCGTTGAAAAGACAGAAAGAGACATTTCTCACAAGCTTATCGAAGAGTTCATGCTGGCCGCCAATGAGGCGGTGGCAAGGTTCCTGCACGAGAAAAAGCTGCCTTCTTTTTATAGAGTCCACCCGGAACCGGATAAGGAGGAGCTGTGGGAGTTTGCCGAGTTTGTCAACCAGCTGGAGGGGCTAAAACTCAACCCGCTCAAAAAAGGCGACCTCCAGAAGCTTTTGAATGGAATACAGGGAAAGCCGGAGGCCTACACCGTCAACCTCGCGCTGTTAAGGTCACTCAAGCGCGCCGAGTACTCGAGCGTCTGGGGCCCGCATTTCGGCCTGGCTATGGAGTTTTATACCCATTTCACTTCCCCAATCAGGCGCTACCCCGACCTTATGGTGCACAGGATGCTGGATGAATACCTTTCCGCCGGGCACAGTCCCAAAGAAATACAGGGCCGGTGGGAACATAACCTTGAAGACTGGGCCAGCCACTGCTCCTCTACCGAGAGGAGGGCCGAGGAAGCGGAACGCGAGATAACAAAACTAAAACTCCTCCGCTACCTGGAGGGCAGGCGTGAAGAAGTCATGGACGGGGTAATCACCGGGGTGGAAGAATTCGGGCTCTTCGTCCAGCTAAAGGAGTTCCTGCTGGACGGGCTGATACATGTCCGCAACCTCGCCGATGATTTCTATAAGCTGGACAGGAAGAGAATGGCAATGGTCGGCAGGCGGGGCAACGTCTACCGTATAGGCGACGAAATACGGGTCAGGATAGAGCGGATAGATTT